A section of the Ruania halotolerans genome encodes:
- a CDS encoding NAD-dependent epimerase/dehydratase family protein — MSRIVVIGGSGHVGTYLVPRLVEAGHQVVNVSRGAAAPYTAHAAWDRVERVVLDRDAAEQEGAFGAAIAALEPDVVVDLICFTLDSARELVEALRGRVQHLLHCGTIWVYGHNATVPATEDQPLNPFGDYGTQKAAIETYLLDEARRTGFPATVVRPGHISGPGWVPLNPAGHFDPEVFSLIARGDELVLPNFGLETVHHVHADDVAQIFERAIHGWGAAVGEAFNAVSPQAVNLRGYAEHMYRWFGREPRIEFQPFEQWRTTQEPGDVEATLDHIGRSPSHSIEKARRLLGHVPRYSTFATIEEAVTRLIADGRVHRD; from the coding sequence ATGTCTCGGATTGTCGTTATCGGGGGTAGTGGTCATGTCGGCACCTACCTGGTGCCCCGGCTGGTCGAAGCCGGCCACCAGGTCGTCAATGTCAGCCGGGGTGCGGCCGCTCCGTACACGGCGCATGCCGCCTGGGACCGCGTGGAACGGGTCGTCCTGGACCGCGACGCCGCCGAACAGGAGGGTGCGTTCGGCGCCGCGATTGCCGCACTTGAGCCCGATGTCGTGGTGGACCTGATCTGCTTCACGCTCGACAGCGCCCGGGAACTCGTCGAGGCGCTGCGCGGGCGGGTGCAGCACCTTCTGCATTGCGGCACCATCTGGGTGTACGGCCACAACGCCACGGTCCCTGCCACTGAAGATCAACCACTCAACCCGTTCGGCGACTACGGGACCCAGAAGGCGGCCATCGAGACGTATCTTCTCGATGAGGCGCGCCGCACCGGGTTCCCGGCCACCGTGGTGCGGCCCGGTCACATCTCCGGTCCGGGCTGGGTACCGCTGAATCCGGCCGGGCACTTCGATCCCGAGGTGTTCTCGCTGATCGCCCGCGGGGACGAACTGGTGCTCCCGAACTTCGGCCTCGAGACGGTCCACCACGTCCACGCCGACGACGTCGCCCAGATCTTCGAACGGGCGATCCACGGGTGGGGCGCCGCAGTGGGCGAAGCGTTCAACGCCGTCTCACCGCAGGCTGTGAATCTGCGCGGGTACGCCGAGCACATGTACCGCTGGTTCGGCCGCGAGCCGAGAATCGAGTTCCAGCCGTTCGAGCAGTGGCGCACCACCCAGGAACCAGGCGACGTCGAGGCAACGCTGGATCACATCGGGCGCTCGCCCTCGCATTCGATCGAGAAGGCGCGCCGCCTCCTCGGGCACGTCCCGCGCTACTCCACATTCGCCACGATCGAGGAGGCGGTCACCCGCCTCATCGCTGACGGTCGCGTCCACCGGGACTGA
- a CDS encoding LacI family DNA-binding transcriptional regulator, translating to MTRADVASAAGVSTAVVSYTLNNGPKNVAPATRERVLEAVRTLGYRPNATARALRLGSTGQVGLVVATVSNPYFGQLTDQVERSAAARGLALLVRTNSGGLVREAIEQLAARQVDGMLIARPMDANDAAAVAESGVPAVLINEASGPAGVPSVGVDRYGGARRAVEHLIEHGHHRVGLIGAGDGGHRQRGWADALAGAGLPPGPVVAETYSREGGYRAVLQLLALPDPPTAVFASSDEQAVGALLALHESEVPVPGGMAVIAFDGSAASAFTWPPLTAVAQPMEMMVERALDRLLGLEQNVLPTELPSTELLPTELLRRRSCGC from the coding sequence GTGACCCGAGCGGATGTGGCCAGTGCGGCAGGGGTGAGCACCGCCGTCGTGAGCTACACCCTGAACAACGGTCCGAAGAACGTGGCGCCGGCCACCCGTGAACGGGTGCTGGAGGCCGTACGCACTCTCGGCTATCGCCCGAATGCCACCGCCCGAGCGTTACGCCTGGGCAGCACCGGTCAGGTGGGCCTCGTGGTGGCCACAGTCAGCAACCCGTACTTCGGCCAGCTCACCGATCAGGTCGAGCGGTCCGCTGCCGCACGCGGCCTCGCACTCCTGGTGCGAACGAACTCCGGTGGGTTGGTGCGTGAGGCGATCGAACAACTCGCTGCCCGCCAGGTGGACGGCATGCTGATCGCTCGGCCGATGGACGCCAACGATGCCGCTGCCGTCGCGGAATCCGGGGTGCCGGCAGTGCTCATTAACGAGGCCAGCGGCCCGGCAGGTGTGCCGAGCGTGGGCGTGGATCGCTACGGCGGCGCCCGGCGGGCCGTGGAGCACCTGATCGAGCATGGGCACCATCGGGTGGGGTTGATCGGTGCCGGGGACGGGGGGCACCGGCAGCGCGGATGGGCCGATGCGCTGGCTGGGGCAGGGCTCCCGCCGGGTCCCGTAGTTGCCGAGACCTACTCCCGAGAGGGTGGGTACCGCGCGGTGCTGCAGTTACTGGCTCTGCCCGACCCCCCGACGGCGGTGTTCGCCAGCTCGGACGAGCAGGCAGTGGGTGCGCTGCTCGCGCTCCATGAGTCCGAGGTGCCCGTGCCGGGAGGGATGGCGGTGATCGCCTTCGACGGGTCGGCCGCCTCCGCGTTCACGTGGCCCCCGCTGACTGCGGTGGCGCAGCCGATGGAAATGATGGTGGAACGGGCGCTGGATCGGCTCCTCGGGCTGGAGCAGAATGTGCTGCCCACTGAGCTGCCGTCCACTGAGCTGCTGCCCACCGAGCTGCTGCGCCGCCGCAGCTGCGGCTGCTGA
- the fucP gene encoding L-fucose:H+ symporter permease → MSSTPNDLDTTLGHERTRFLHPGMLVPFILVVTCFAAWGTAANMTDTLVSTFTSVFDDMSTVQATLVQSAYYGAYFLLALPAAFVNQRFNYKVGVLLGLGLAASGGFLFLPAATAQTFGFFLTAIFFLAAGLSILETSANPYVMSMGPESNATRRLNFAQAFNPVGTNTGVLLAALLIAPNLSTRTPEERDALPPGEREALLTSELDAVMTPYVGLAVVLVLIWIGIAVTKVPGLNVRASHEVDTRGASGRVKRLFTNTHYSFGVVAQFFNVAAQTCIWTFTITYARDQIGASPTTANWWLQASLVVFLVARFAMVALMGKIDSRVLMLTMTCLGVVLCLVAVTVPSMVGLVAVVALSACLSLLFPTIYGIALEGLGNDTKFGAAGLVMAIVGGATVPLLQGKLVDSVGSAFSYIVPAVCFVVIIGYAIYTLRAPRPIKETG, encoded by the coding sequence ATGAGTTCAACGCCGAACGACCTCGATACCACCCTGGGCCACGAACGCACCCGCTTCCTCCATCCGGGCATGCTCGTACCGTTCATCCTGGTGGTGACCTGCTTCGCCGCTTGGGGTACGGCCGCGAACATGACCGACACCCTGGTCTCCACGTTCACTTCGGTCTTCGACGACATGTCCACCGTGCAGGCCACGCTCGTGCAGTCGGCCTACTACGGCGCCTACTTCCTGCTCGCCCTGCCTGCGGCGTTCGTCAATCAGCGCTTCAACTACAAAGTGGGCGTTCTGCTCGGTCTGGGCTTGGCCGCCTCGGGTGGCTTCCTGTTCCTCCCGGCGGCCACTGCGCAGACCTTCGGGTTCTTCCTCACGGCGATCTTCTTCCTCGCTGCCGGGCTCTCCATCCTGGAGACCTCCGCGAACCCGTACGTGATGTCCATGGGCCCGGAATCCAACGCCACCCGGCGGCTGAACTTCGCGCAGGCGTTCAACCCGGTGGGAACGAACACCGGAGTGCTCTTGGCGGCGCTGCTGATCGCACCCAATCTGAGCACCCGCACACCGGAGGAACGAGACGCACTACCCCCGGGGGAACGCGAGGCGCTGCTGACCTCCGAACTGGATGCGGTGATGACGCCGTATGTCGGCCTGGCCGTGGTGCTGGTGTTGATCTGGATCGGCATCGCCGTCACGAAGGTACCCGGCCTGAACGTGCGGGCGAGCCACGAGGTGGACACGCGTGGCGCCTCGGGCCGAGTCAAGCGCCTGTTCACCAACACCCACTATTCCTTCGGCGTGGTCGCTCAATTCTTCAACGTGGCCGCGCAGACGTGCATCTGGACGTTCACGATCACTTACGCGCGAGACCAGATCGGGGCGAGCCCGACCACAGCGAACTGGTGGTTGCAGGCAAGCCTGGTCGTCTTCCTGGTGGCCCGGTTCGCGATGGTGGCCCTGATGGGCAAGATCGACTCCCGGGTGCTGATGCTGACCATGACGTGCCTCGGCGTCGTGCTCTGTCTGGTGGCAGTCACGGTGCCGAGCATGGTGGGCCTGGTGGCCGTCGTGGCGCTCTCCGCCTGCCTGTCGCTGCTGTTCCCCACGATCTACGGGATCGCACTGGAGGGCCTGGGCAATGACACCAAATTCGGCGCCGCGGGACTGGTGATGGCGATCGTGGGCGGCGCCACCGTGCCGCTGTTGCAGGGCAAGCTGGTGGACTCGGTCGGATCGGCATTCTCCTACATCGTGCCGGCCGTGTGCTTCGTGGTGATCATCGGTTATGCGATCTACACGCTGCGCGCGCCGCGACCGATCAAGGAGACGGGGTGA
- a CDS encoding MerR family transcriptional regulator encodes MPLTALTIAEAAQLLGLAVDTLRYYEKDGLLLRPVPRSTAGHRRYHAEDVRWIELVTRLRATGMPIRDVRRYAEMVRAGTGNEHERLELLQAHREAVLAQLAEAEAHLAAIDYKIGLYSERVAISA; translated from the coding sequence ATGCCTCTCACCGCACTGACCATCGCCGAAGCGGCACAGCTGCTCGGCCTCGCCGTCGACACGCTGCGCTACTACGAGAAGGACGGCCTGCTGCTGCGGCCGGTGCCCCGCTCGACCGCCGGGCACCGCCGCTACCACGCCGAGGACGTGCGCTGGATTGAGCTCGTCACACGGCTGCGCGCTACCGGGATGCCGATCCGGGACGTGCGCCGTTACGCCGAGATGGTCCGGGCCGGGACCGGGAACGAGCACGAACGTCTGGAGTTGCTGCAAGCACACCGGGAGGCGGTGCTCGCCCAGCTAGCCGAGGCTGAGGCGCACCTGGCGGCGATCGACTACAAGATCGGCCTCTACTCCGAGCGCGTCGCCATCAGCGCTTGA
- a CDS encoding Gfo/Idh/MocA family protein, which yields MPFSLGIVGAGQFSGGFATLFNAHPGISRVTVTDTIADRATALVGDLGLAGVEPDFDAMLASDVDAVAIFTQRWTHGPLVVRALRAGKHVYSAVPMAFTAEEIAAIIEAVKETGLTYMMGETSQYNPITVLARQKSADGAFGRVFYAEGDYVHDMDHGFYAAYQYSGGADWKRTASYPPMKYPTHAIGGVLGAWDTHAVSVSAIGIPDQRGDGVFDKSVSMFDNDFSNASALFETADGGSFRTNEFRRVGLAEGVPESRFTFYGTEAILEQNALSTVWHNRSGALEDLSELVRPGEATGADDASLANVDPKLHDSFISGHARVHDTSALPPELTGLGNGHMGSHHLLVHDFVTAVNEQTMPTVNAWVAARYTLPGIVAHESALRGGERLPIDDFGDAPQ from the coding sequence ATGCCGTTCTCGCTGGGAATCGTGGGCGCCGGGCAGTTCTCCGGCGGATTCGCGACGCTGTTCAACGCCCACCCCGGGATCTCCCGTGTCACTGTCACCGACACGATCGCCGACCGCGCCACCGCCCTCGTCGGCGATCTTGGCCTGGCCGGCGTGGAACCGGACTTCGATGCGATGCTCGCCTCCGATGTGGACGCCGTGGCCATCTTCACCCAGCGGTGGACCCACGGGCCGCTCGTCGTGCGGGCACTTCGTGCGGGCAAACATGTCTACTCGGCGGTACCGATGGCGTTCACCGCCGAGGAGATCGCGGCGATCATCGAGGCAGTCAAGGAGACCGGCCTCACCTACATGATGGGCGAGACCAGCCAGTACAACCCCATCACCGTGCTCGCCCGCCAGAAGTCTGCTGATGGCGCGTTCGGCCGCGTGTTCTATGCCGAGGGCGACTATGTGCACGACATGGATCACGGCTTCTACGCCGCCTACCAGTACAGCGGCGGCGCCGACTGGAAGCGCACCGCCAGCTACCCGCCGATGAAGTACCCCACCCACGCCATCGGCGGCGTGCTCGGCGCGTGGGACACCCACGCCGTGAGCGTGAGCGCCATCGGCATCCCCGATCAGCGGGGTGACGGTGTGTTCGACAAGTCCGTGAGCATGTTCGACAACGACTTCTCCAACGCCAGCGCCCTGTTCGAGACGGCCGACGGCGGCAGTTTCCGGACCAACGAGTTCCGCCGCGTGGGACTCGCCGAAGGCGTCCCGGAGTCACGCTTCACGTTCTATGGCACCGAGGCGATCCTTGAGCAGAATGCACTGTCCACGGTGTGGCACAACCGCTCCGGTGCACTCGAGGACCTCTCCGAGCTGGTCCGGCCCGGCGAAGCCACCGGCGCTGATGACGCCAGCCTGGCGAACGTGGACCCGAAGCTGCATGACTCCTTCATCTCCGGACATGCCCGCGTGCACGACACCTCCGCGCTCCCGCCCGAGCTGACCGGCCTGGGCAATGGGCATATGGGCAGCCATCACCTCCTCGTGCACGACTTCGTCACCGCAGTGAACGAGCAGACGATGCCGACCGTGAACGCCTGGGTGGCCGCCCGGTACACCCTCCCCGGGATCGTGGCCCACGAATCCGCACTGCGCGGCGGCGAACGCCTGCCGATCGACGACTTCGGCGACGCCCCGCAGTGA
- a CDS encoding YdeI/OmpD-associated family protein, which translates to MPAPSLPELLVPDAAAWREWLIANHDTSPGVWLVLGKKGGHVTTLTYESAVLEALCVGWIDGQAKSRDEATSLQRYTPRRARSQWSAKNVGRVATLEAEGKMLPAGRAAVEEAKADGRWEAAYAGPATAVVPDDLAAAIAANPDAQAMFEVLTSANRFAMIYRLNAVKRAETRERKITEFVAMLARHEAIHPQKKRPS; encoded by the coding sequence ATGCCCGCCCCATCGCTGCCCGAGCTCCTGGTTCCCGACGCTGCCGCGTGGCGTGAGTGGTTGATCGCCAACCATGACACCTCACCGGGAGTGTGGCTCGTGCTGGGCAAGAAGGGCGGTCACGTCACCACGCTGACCTATGAAAGTGCCGTCCTCGAGGCGTTGTGCGTCGGATGGATCGATGGCCAGGCGAAATCCCGTGATGAGGCCACCTCGCTGCAGCGCTACACCCCGCGCCGAGCCCGCAGTCAGTGGTCGGCCAAGAACGTGGGCCGGGTGGCCACGCTCGAGGCCGAGGGCAAGATGCTCCCTGCGGGGCGTGCCGCCGTCGAGGAGGCCAAGGCCGACGGACGATGGGAGGCGGCCTACGCAGGCCCGGCCACCGCCGTCGTGCCGGACGACCTGGCTGCGGCGATCGCCGCGAATCCGGACGCCCAGGCGATGTTCGAGGTGCTCACCTCGGCCAACCGGTTCGCCATGATCTACCGGCTGAACGCTGTGAAGCGAGCCGAGACGCGCGAACGCAAGATCACCGAGTTCGTGGCGATGCTCGCCCGGCACGAGGCGATCCATCCACAGAAGAAGCGACCGTCCTAG
- a CDS encoding hydrolase: MLICATCAVEYDEPAPEVCPICADERQYLPAGGQRWTTVTELREAGTTLTWAETEPDVYGISTRDAVGIGQTAQLVRTPQGSLLWDPPGFLDADGVTRVRAQGPVLAVAASHPHMFGVQVEWARELGAEVLVAEADADWLGRRDERIRYWSGVHEILPGLTLHQVGGHFAGSAVAHWAEGAQGRGLLLTGDTIFPNPDRSSVGFLRSYPNKIPLSAAVVERIAAQLATLSFDRIVGNFGNMIDADGQGVLLRSAARHAAWVRGEFDHLT, encoded by the coding sequence ATGCTGATCTGCGCCACCTGTGCGGTGGAGTACGACGAACCGGCCCCCGAGGTCTGCCCGATTTGCGCGGACGAACGCCAGTACTTGCCCGCCGGCGGGCAGCGCTGGACCACCGTGACCGAACTGCGCGAGGCAGGCACCACGCTTACCTGGGCCGAGACCGAACCGGACGTGTACGGCATCTCCACGCGGGACGCCGTCGGGATCGGCCAGACAGCCCAGCTCGTGCGAACCCCACAGGGTTCGCTGCTGTGGGATCCGCCCGGTTTCTTGGACGCCGACGGCGTCACTCGAGTCCGCGCACAGGGTCCCGTTCTGGCGGTGGCCGCCAGCCACCCGCACATGTTCGGGGTGCAGGTGGAGTGGGCACGTGAGCTCGGCGCCGAGGTGTTGGTGGCCGAGGCGGATGCCGACTGGCTCGGCCGGAGGGACGAGCGGATTCGATATTGGTCCGGGGTCCACGAGATCCTGCCTGGGCTCACGTTGCACCAGGTGGGTGGGCACTTCGCCGGCAGTGCGGTGGCGCATTGGGCCGAGGGGGCTCAGGGGCGTGGGCTGCTACTCACCGGTGACACCATCTTCCCGAACCCGGACCGATCCTCGGTGGGCTTCCTGCGCAGTTACCCGAACAAGATCCCGCTTTCGGCTGCCGTGGTGGAGCGAATCGCCGCGCAGCTCGCCACGCTGAGTTTCGACCGGATCGTGGGGAACTTCGGCAACATGATCGATGCCGACGGCCAGGGGGTGCTGCTCCGATCTGCTGCTCGGCACGCAGCGTGGGTGCGCGGAGAGTTCGACCACCTCACCTGA